In the genome of Hymenobacter taeanensis, one region contains:
- a CDS encoding glycosyltransferase family 2 protein yields MDLSVVIPIYNEEANIALLYERLRAVVEGMALPGGYEFIFVNDGSRDQSMALLRLLASRDERVRYLDFSRNFGHQIAVTAGLDGAQGAAVVIIDADLQDPPELIPELYQKLHQGYEVVYAKRRSRRGESRAKQLTAKLFYRLLAQITHISIPVDTGDFRIISQKVVAALRQMPEQNKFIRGQISWIGYRQACVEYDRTERAGGATGYTYRKMLGLALDGITAFSDVPLRVATISGFTVSGVAFLVMLYTLYARFISHDFQPGWASLMISILFLGGVQLIAVGVIGEYIARLSANVRQRPLYIVSETNIAPPPSPEASA; encoded by the coding sequence GTGGATCTATCTGTCGTTATCCCTATTTACAACGAAGAAGCAAACATTGCCCTGCTGTATGAGCGGCTGAGAGCAGTGGTGGAGGGCATGGCCTTACCGGGTGGCTACGAGTTCATTTTTGTCAACGACGGCTCCCGCGACCAGTCCATGGCGCTGCTTCGACTACTGGCCAGCCGCGACGAACGAGTGCGTTACCTTGATTTTAGCCGGAATTTCGGGCACCAGATTGCCGTAACAGCTGGCCTAGACGGCGCCCAGGGTGCGGCAGTGGTTATCATTGATGCCGACTTGCAGGACCCGCCAGAGCTGATTCCGGAGCTATATCAGAAGCTGCACCAAGGCTACGAGGTGGTATATGCCAAGCGCCGCAGCCGCCGGGGCGAAAGCCGGGCTAAACAGCTCACCGCCAAGCTATTTTACCGCCTGCTGGCGCAAATCACGCACATCTCCATCCCCGTTGATACCGGCGACTTCCGCATTATCTCGCAGAAGGTAGTGGCGGCCCTGCGCCAAATGCCGGAACAGAATAAGTTTATCCGGGGTCAAATTTCCTGGATTGGCTACCGGCAGGCCTGCGTAGAGTATGACCGTACCGAGCGGGCCGGCGGGGCCACGGGCTACACCTACCGCAAAATGCTGGGCCTGGCTCTCGATGGCATTACCGCCTTCTCCGATGTACCGTTGCGGGTGGCCACCATCAGCGGTTTCACCGTTTCCGGGGTGGCGTTTTTAGTGATGCTGTACACTCTTTACGCGCGCTTTATCTCCCATGACTTTCAGCCGGGCTGGGCTTCCCTAATGATTAGCATTCTGTTCTTGGGCGGCGTGCAGCTGATTGCGGTAGGCGTTATTGGAGAGTACATTGCCCGGCTTTCCGCCAACGTGCGCCAACGGCCACTGTACATTGTATCTGAGACGAACATTGCGCCTCCACCCTCTCCAGAGGCCTCTGCGTAG
- a CDS encoding glycosyltransferase family 2 protein — translation MANPLLSVVIPVFNEEGLVATLVQRTTDAVRSITDDYEIICVDDGSRDQTLALLLAARASDPRLKVLVLSRNFGHQAAYTAGLFAAKGQYVAMMDGDLQDPPELLGRMYELLKDDQYDIVYGHRTDRAEGWARQTLIKIFHGVFRNFSRLKETDNVGNFSMLNQRALQAFLSLKEKNRYLPGLRSFIGYRQVPVPYARQARHDGTVPKMSYKRLIALAFDAVFSFSDLPIKVCLYTGLFGMIICLAGGVWVLVSKALGLAPFGWSSLELSIYFVGCIQLLFLGILGEYVFRIYRENQNRPLYFVQTYFDA, via the coding sequence ATGGCTAACCCGCTGCTTTCCGTTGTTATTCCGGTTTTCAACGAGGAGGGCTTGGTGGCAACGCTGGTGCAGCGCACCACAGATGCCGTGCGCAGCATCACGGATGACTATGAGATTATCTGCGTAGATGATGGCTCCCGTGACCAGACGCTGGCCTTGTTGCTGGCCGCGCGCGCCTCTGACCCACGGCTGAAAGTGCTGGTGCTCTCCCGTAATTTTGGGCACCAGGCCGCTTATACGGCCGGGTTGTTTGCTGCCAAGGGCCAGTACGTGGCCATGATGGATGGTGACCTGCAGGACCCGCCGGAGCTTCTGGGCCGCATGTACGAGCTATTGAAAGATGATCAGTACGACATTGTTTACGGTCACCGGACCGACCGCGCGGAAGGCTGGGCCCGGCAGACGCTGATCAAGATCTTTCACGGGGTGTTTCGCAACTTTTCCCGCCTGAAGGAAACCGACAATGTGGGCAACTTCTCTATGCTGAACCAGCGGGCGTTGCAGGCTTTCCTTTCCTTGAAAGAGAAAAACCGCTATTTACCCGGCTTGCGCTCCTTTATCGGGTATCGGCAGGTGCCAGTGCCCTACGCCCGGCAGGCCCGCCACGATGGTACGGTGCCGAAGATGTCGTACAAGCGCCTGATTGCTCTGGCCTTTGACGCCGTATTTTCTTTCTCCGACCTGCCCATTAAAGTGTGCCTGTACACAGGCCTCTTCGGGATGATAATTTGCCTGGCCGGGGGCGTATGGGTTCTGGTAAGCAAGGCCCTGGGCCTGGCTCCCTTCGGCTGGTCATCACTGGAGCTGAGCATTTACTTTGTAGGCTGTATTCAGCTACTGTTCCTGGGCATCCTGGGGGAGTACGTTTTCCGGATTTACCGCGAAAACCAGAACCGACCGCTCTACTTTGTTCAAACCTACTTTGATGCCTGA
- a CDS encoding SDR family oxidoreductase yields the protein MDFLSQRALVGGSTQGIGRAVAEELARRGATVTLLARNETTLREAAAALPTPAGQAHDYLVADFSQPNQLQEQLQAYLQRHPEGVDILVNNTGGPAGGPILDASIDAFRAAFEQHLICNHLLAQAVVPGMQRRAYGRIINIISTSVKQPLPGLGVSNTIRAAVANWAKTLANELGSHGITVNNVLPGATVTQRHTSLIEKKTEQTGQSVEEVEATMLKLIPAGRFGQAAEVAAAVAFLASSAAGYITGINVPVDGGRTGNL from the coding sequence ATGGATTTTCTTTCTCAACGAGCCCTGGTAGGCGGCAGCACGCAAGGCATAGGACGGGCAGTAGCCGAAGAGCTGGCGCGCCGTGGCGCTACGGTAACCCTACTGGCCCGCAACGAAACCACACTGCGCGAAGCTGCCGCAGCTCTCCCTACGCCCGCTGGCCAAGCCCACGACTATCTGGTAGCCGACTTCAGCCAGCCCAACCAACTCCAGGAGCAGCTACAGGCCTATCTGCAACGCCACCCTGAAGGCGTTGATATTCTGGTAAACAATACGGGTGGCCCAGCCGGCGGGCCTATTCTAGATGCTTCCATAGATGCCTTTCGGGCGGCCTTCGAGCAGCACCTGATCTGTAACCACCTGCTGGCTCAGGCAGTGGTGCCGGGTATGCAGCGCCGGGCCTACGGCCGAATTATTAACATCATTAGCACCTCCGTGAAGCAGCCTCTCCCTGGCCTAGGAGTGTCAAACACTATTCGGGCGGCGGTGGCCAACTGGGCCAAAACGCTGGCCAATGAGCTGGGCAGCCATGGTATCACGGTAAACAACGTACTACCTGGCGCCACCGTCACGCAACGCCATACCTCCCTGATCGAGAAAAAAACGGAGCAAACAGGCCAAAGCGTAGAAGAGGTGGAGGCCACTATGCTAAAGCTGATTCCGGCGGGACGGTTTGGGCAGGCCGCTGAAGTAGCCGCGGCAGTAGCCTTCCTGGCTTCCTCGGCGGCGGGCTACATTACCGGAATTAACGTGCCCGTTGATGGGGGCCGCACGGGCAATTTATAA
- a CDS encoding 3-hydroxyanthranilate 3,4-dioxygenase translates to MPVARPFNFQQWIEEHRHLLKPPVGNQQVFKDNKDFIVMVVGGPNARKDYHVDEGEELFLQLEGDIVVKIIEDGKPVDIEIKQGSMFLLPGGVPHSPRRPAGTVGLVLERYRTPGELDGFQWYCENCGNKLYEEFAEITDIVAQLPPIMNRFWQDEHKRTCQVCGTVLQPPAPVVPAP, encoded by the coding sequence ATGCCTGTCGCTCGTCCGTTCAACTTTCAACAGTGGATTGAAGAACACCGCCATTTGCTCAAGCCCCCCGTCGGGAACCAGCAGGTATTCAAGGACAACAAGGACTTTATTGTAATGGTAGTAGGCGGCCCTAATGCCCGCAAAGATTACCACGTAGATGAAGGAGAAGAGCTTTTTCTGCAGCTGGAAGGTGATATCGTAGTAAAAATTATCGAAGACGGAAAGCCCGTTGACATTGAAATTAAGCAGGGTAGCATGTTCCTGCTGCCCGGAGGGGTGCCTCATTCTCCGCGTAGGCCAGCCGGTACGGTAGGTCTGGTACTGGAGCGCTACCGCACCCCAGGGGAGCTGGATGGGTTTCAGTGGTATTGTGAAAACTGCGGCAATAAGCTCTACGAGGAGTTTGCCGAAATCACGGATATCGTGGCGCAGTTGCCGCCCATCATGAACCGCTTCTGGCAAGATGAGCACAAGCGTACCTGCCAGGTGTGCGGTACCGTGCTGCAGCCACCAGCACCCGTAGTACCGGCGCCCTAA
- a CDS encoding amidohydrolase family protein: MLTIDIHTHILPKTWPDLRERYGYGGFVRLEHHRPCCARMMQDDKFFREIQDNCWDPEVRLREYDQFGAQVQVLSTVPVMFSYWARPLDALDLSRMLNDHVASVVARYPSRFVGLGTLPMQAPDLAVRELERCVKELGLAGVQIGSHVNDWNLDAPELFEVFQAAEELGACVFIHPWDMMAQQKMPKYWLPWLVGMPAESTLALCSLIFGGVLERLPRLRVAVAHGGGSFASTIGRIEHGFQVRPDLCAVDNPVNPREYLGRFWVDSLVHDPRMLDYLVQTLGADKITLGTDYPFPLGESEPGKLIRSMPYTEEVKAQMLGQNALDWLGLGQEHLAKIMALVK, encoded by the coding sequence GTGCTTACCATTGATATTCACACCCACATTCTGCCCAAAACCTGGCCCGACCTGCGGGAGCGGTATGGCTACGGTGGTTTTGTGCGGTTGGAGCACCACCGGCCCTGCTGCGCGCGCATGATGCAGGACGACAAGTTCTTCCGCGAAATTCAGGACAACTGCTGGGACCCCGAAGTGCGCCTGCGGGAGTATGACCAGTTTGGGGCGCAGGTGCAGGTGCTTAGCACGGTGCCCGTTATGTTCAGCTACTGGGCTAGGCCCCTAGATGCGCTGGACTTAAGCCGAATGCTCAACGACCACGTAGCCAGCGTGGTGGCCCGCTACCCTAGTCGCTTCGTGGGGCTGGGTACGCTGCCCATGCAGGCCCCCGACCTGGCCGTGCGCGAGTTAGAGCGCTGCGTAAAAGAGCTGGGGCTGGCCGGTGTGCAAATCGGGTCCCACGTCAACGATTGGAACCTAGACGCCCCCGAGCTATTTGAAGTGTTTCAGGCCGCTGAGGAGCTTGGGGCATGCGTGTTTATTCACCCCTGGGACATGATGGCGCAGCAGAAGATGCCCAAGTATTGGCTGCCGTGGCTGGTAGGTATGCCCGCTGAAAGCACCCTGGCTTTATGTTCCCTCATCTTTGGCGGGGTGCTGGAGCGCTTACCCAGGCTGCGGGTAGCTGTGGCCCACGGCGGAGGCAGTTTCGCCAGCACCATTGGTCGGATTGAGCACGGCTTTCAGGTGCGCCCCGACCTGTGCGCCGTTGACAACCCCGTGAACCCACGGGAGTACCTGGGGCGGTTCTGGGTTGATTCTTTGGTGCACGACCCGCGCATGCTCGACTATTTAGTGCAGACGCTCGGGGCTGATAAAATCACACTGGGCACTGATTATCCGTTTCCGTTGGGCGAGTCAGAGCCCGGTAAGCTGATTAGATCTATGCCGTATACCGAGGAGGTGAAAGCTCAGATGCTGGGCCAAAACGCGCTCGACTGGCTAGGCCTGGGCCAGGAGCACTTAGCCAAAATCATGGCGTTGGTAAAATAG
- the kynU gene encoding kynureninase codes for MTFEPTLDFARQLDAQDPLHEFRQQFHIPPGPNGQECLYFCGNSLGLQPRTARAAAEQQFTNWQNLAVEGHFRGDSPWMNFHESLAGPSARIVGAKPVEVVVMNNLTTNLHLLLVSFYQPTATRYKVLMEGGAFPSDQYALETQVKLHGRQPDDAIVELTPRPGEHTLRTEDILAKIEELGESLATVIMGGINYYTGQVYDMAAITRAGHAVGAKVGFDLAHAAGNIPLHLHDWDVDFACWCTYKYLNSGPGGVAGAFVHERYADQPELLRLAGWWGYDETERFKMRKGFRPMRGAAGWQLSNGAILTMAVHQAALALHDAAGGMEALRRKSELLTGYLEFLITRLGLSKSQLEIITPADPAQRGCQLSLLVHQNGRDLFEHLMAVGVIGDWREPNVIRLAPVPLYNTFEDVYRVGEVLAEWASRQQPVQA; via the coding sequence ATGACCTTCGAACCCACCCTCGACTTTGCCCGCCAGTTGGATGCGCAGGACCCCCTGCACGAGTTTCGCCAGCAATTCCATATTCCGCCTGGCCCCAATGGGCAGGAGTGCCTGTACTTCTGCGGTAACTCGCTAGGCCTGCAGCCCCGTACCGCCCGCGCCGCCGCTGAGCAGCAGTTCACTAATTGGCAGAACCTGGCCGTAGAGGGGCACTTTCGCGGCGACTCGCCGTGGATGAACTTCCATGAGTCGTTGGCGGGTCCATCGGCCCGTATTGTGGGCGCTAAGCCCGTTGAGGTAGTGGTGATGAACAACCTTACTACCAACCTACACTTGCTGCTGGTTTCCTTCTACCAGCCCACCGCCACGCGGTACAAGGTGCTGATGGAAGGAGGGGCTTTCCCTTCAGACCAGTACGCCCTTGAAACGCAAGTAAAGCTGCACGGCCGCCAGCCCGACGACGCCATTGTGGAGCTCACGCCCCGGCCCGGTGAGCACACCCTGCGCACCGAGGACATTCTGGCCAAAATTGAGGAGCTCGGGGAGTCTTTAGCCACCGTTATTATGGGCGGCATCAACTACTACACGGGGCAGGTGTATGATATGGCCGCCATCACGCGGGCAGGCCACGCCGTGGGAGCCAAAGTAGGCTTTGATCTGGCGCACGCAGCCGGCAACATTCCTCTGCACCTCCACGACTGGGACGTAGACTTTGCCTGCTGGTGCACCTATAAGTACCTCAACTCAGGCCCCGGCGGAGTAGCGGGAGCCTTTGTGCACGAGCGCTATGCCGATCAGCCTGAATTATTGCGCCTGGCAGGCTGGTGGGGCTATGATGAAACGGAACGCTTTAAAATGCGCAAAGGCTTCCGGCCCATGCGTGGCGCCGCCGGCTGGCAATTATCGAACGGCGCTATTCTGACCATGGCGGTGCATCAGGCCGCACTGGCCCTGCATGATGCCGCCGGGGGCATGGAGGCGCTACGCCGCAAGAGCGAGCTGCTGACCGGCTACCTTGAGTTTCTGATTACCCGCCTGGGCCTCTCAAAGTCGCAGCTGGAAATTATTACCCCCGCTGACCCCGCTCAGCGCGGCTGTCAGCTCTCCTTGCTGGTGCACCAAAACGGGCGCGACCTATTTGAGCACCTGATGGCAGTAGGGGTTATCGGCGACTGGCGCGAGCCTAACGTTATTCGGTTGGCCCCGGTGCCGCTCTATAATACCTTCGAGGACGTGTACCGGGTGGGTGAGGTGCTGGCGGAGTGGGCCAGCCGGCAGCAGCCCGTACAGGCCTAG
- a CDS encoding alpha-ketoglutarate-dependent dioxygenase AlkB family protein, protein MPLTPIPLPAADLLLDPEFLPLPKAAELLTELTATIPWQHEAIRLFGRDVLQPRLTAWHGDAGATYRYSGLQLTPQPWTLALQQLRRHVEAVTGAAFNSVLLNLYRTGQDSMGWHADNEPELGPTPVIASVSLGATRSFRLRPRNPLLTPHPPLSLALTSGSLLVMRGLTQQHWLHSLPKTARVQEPRLNLTFRWVTS, encoded by the coding sequence ATGCCGCTCACGCCCATTCCGCTGCCCGCCGCCGATCTGCTCCTGGATCCGGAATTTCTGCCGCTGCCTAAGGCAGCGGAGCTACTGACGGAGCTTACGGCCACTATTCCGTGGCAGCATGAGGCCATTCGGCTGTTTGGCAGGGACGTATTGCAGCCTCGTCTGACGGCTTGGCACGGCGATGCCGGCGCTACTTACCGCTACTCAGGCCTGCAACTTACCCCGCAGCCCTGGACGCTTGCTCTGCAGCAGCTGCGCCGGCACGTAGAGGCCGTGACGGGAGCGGCATTCAACAGTGTGCTGTTAAATCTCTACCGCACCGGCCAAGACAGCATGGGCTGGCATGCGGACAACGAACCTGAGCTTGGGCCTACGCCCGTTATTGCCTCTGTTAGCTTAGGCGCAACGCGCAGTTTTCGGCTGCGCCCCCGCAACCCGCTCCTGACCCCGCACCCTCCCCTTAGCTTGGCGCTGACTTCTGGCAGCTTACTGGTGATGCGTGGCCTCACCCAGCAGCATTGGCTGCACTCCCTGCCCAAAACTGCCCGCGTGCAGGAGCCCCGCCTCAACCTAACGTTCCGGTGGGTAACGAGCTAG
- a CDS encoding TonB-dependent receptor, translating to MPGATVFIRGTFIGTSADRDGHFALKADFGDSPVTLSVSFVGFESREVTLAKPDNTVLVQLKLSPTLTNEVIASASRVEEGILQAPVTVEKVTSQQILRMPPPDVQIGLNHFKGIDVNSSSMLMNSLSTRGFNSAKSERLIQLNDYFDTQSPSLNVNAGNITGLPELDIESIEIIHGPASALYGANAFNGVLLLNSKDPFVSEGLSARVRGGERSFVEGQLRYAKKLTDKLAFKITGAYLTADDWLASNYSATSTTIERDNNPEGSNLGYDAVNRYGDIKNTFSPAQNRPAAGTTPAYTVNPELYGKSVFMPGFEEKTLVGNDDKAKSWKVQPSLSYLVTSSIKMTVGANINRGTASYQSSSRYRLKNLGTNQYHGEIKGERWFLRGQSVQDFGNQSYDLGFLGSFIQTSAVANGTTTRYVDQYFGTYNGAYTAARNAGASIEQAQAAAKTRADQVQLDPNSERFQLLRNQIIQDATPGRGARLNPSSLLNEGTAQYNFKFGQNTDLIVGAAYRKFRLGSNGNIYSDDNQRIQNHEVGGYAQFTKKFLNERLKLALAGRVDAFKNFDAAFSPRASVVYSAGEKKQHNFRASFGRAFRSPTQLDQYVRLDVGRALLLGNVGNGFEGYRLVNAQGQRFGTSGAALSSFETTVAPLQLERLSTYEAGYKAALSDKLALDVNYYQSYYNDFIGATTFIGNTDGTRPTIADIQAGTPTQFQSGATRVLQVWTNAAQEVRTKGGAIGVTYAVSPALNLAANYSLNILDRSAVQDQAFQTYFNTPKHKYNVGASGTAFSHLSYSANYRWAQGHEYGMPFAVGQLADYSAVDAFVGYNFPSLNSTLQAGASNLFNANNTQVYGGPNIGRLVYVGVQVDLK from the coding sequence ATGCCGGGTGCTACCGTATTCATCCGGGGCACTTTTATTGGTACCAGCGCCGACCGGGACGGTCATTTTGCTCTGAAAGCTGATTTTGGTGACTCTCCGGTTACCCTGTCGGTTTCTTTTGTGGGTTTTGAGAGCCGGGAAGTGACCCTGGCCAAGCCCGACAATACTGTATTGGTACAGCTAAAGCTTAGCCCTACTCTTACCAATGAAGTAATTGCATCGGCTTCACGCGTGGAGGAAGGCATTCTGCAAGCTCCGGTTACCGTTGAAAAAGTCACTTCCCAGCAGATACTACGCATGCCCCCACCCGATGTGCAAATCGGGCTGAATCACTTTAAGGGTATTGACGTGAACAGCAGCAGCATGCTGATGAACTCGTTGAGCACCCGCGGTTTCAACTCGGCCAAATCAGAGCGTCTCATTCAGCTGAACGATTACTTTGATACGCAGTCGCCCTCGCTCAACGTCAACGCCGGCAACATCACCGGCCTGCCAGAGCTAGATATTGAGAGCATTGAAATTATCCACGGCCCTGCTTCGGCTCTGTATGGTGCCAACGCTTTTAACGGCGTACTGTTGCTTAACTCCAAAGACCCCTTCGTGAGTGAAGGCTTGAGCGCCCGCGTTCGGGGTGGCGAGCGGAGCTTTGTGGAAGGACAGCTGCGTTACGCCAAGAAGCTGACCGACAAGCTGGCTTTTAAAATTACGGGCGCTTATTTAACCGCTGATGACTGGTTGGCGTCTAACTACTCAGCTACCAGCACCACCATTGAGCGCGACAACAACCCAGAGGGCTCTAACCTGGGCTATGATGCCGTGAACCGCTATGGTGATATCAAAAACACCTTCAGCCCTGCCCAAAACCGCCCCGCTGCCGGTACCACTCCGGCCTACACCGTAAACCCAGAGCTGTACGGGAAGAGCGTATTTATGCCGGGCTTTGAGGAGAAGACGCTGGTTGGCAACGACGACAAGGCGAAATCCTGGAAGGTGCAGCCCTCCTTATCTTACCTGGTTACCAGCAGCATTAAGATGACTGTGGGGGCCAACATCAACCGCGGTACGGCCAGCTACCAGAGCTCTAGCCGCTACCGGCTTAAAAACCTGGGCACCAACCAGTACCACGGCGAAATAAAGGGTGAGCGGTGGTTCTTGCGGGGCCAATCTGTGCAAGACTTCGGTAACCAGAGCTATGATCTGGGTTTCCTGGGCTCTTTCATCCAGACCTCGGCAGTAGCCAACGGCACTACCACGCGCTACGTTGATCAGTATTTTGGTACCTATAACGGAGCATACACTGCCGCTCGCAATGCTGGTGCCAGCATAGAGCAGGCTCAGGCAGCCGCTAAAACCCGCGCTGATCAGGTACAACTGGACCCTAACAGTGAGCGTTTTCAGCTTTTGCGCAACCAGATTATTCAGGATGCTACTCCTGGCCGTGGTGCCCGCCTTAACCCCAGCTCCCTGCTGAATGAAGGTACCGCTCAGTACAACTTCAAATTTGGTCAGAACACCGACCTGATTGTTGGGGCTGCTTACCGCAAGTTCCGCCTCGGCTCAAACGGCAACATTTACTCCGACGACAACCAGCGCATTCAGAACCACGAAGTGGGTGGCTATGCGCAATTCACGAAGAAGTTCTTGAATGAGCGCTTGAAGCTGGCCTTGGCTGGCCGCGTAGATGCATTCAAAAACTTTGATGCAGCCTTCTCGCCCCGTGCTTCCGTGGTATACTCAGCCGGTGAGAAAAAGCAGCATAACTTCCGGGCCAGCTTTGGTCGGGCTTTCCGGTCTCCCACGCAGCTTGACCAGTACGTTCGTCTGGACGTAGGCCGGGCACTGCTACTGGGCAACGTTGGCAACGGATTTGAGGGTTACCGCCTGGTTAATGCCCAAGGCCAGCGCTTTGGTACTAGCGGCGCCGCCCTGAGTTCGTTTGAAACCACTGTGGCCCCGCTGCAGCTAGAGCGCCTGAGCACCTATGAGGCAGGCTACAAAGCGGCCCTCTCGGATAAGCTGGCCCTGGACGTTAACTACTATCAGAGCTACTACAACGACTTCATTGGTGCTACTACGTTCATCGGTAACACCGACGGCACACGGCCTACCATCGCCGATATTCAGGCCGGTACGCCCACTCAGTTTCAGTCGGGCGCTACGCGGGTGCTGCAGGTATGGACTAATGCTGCTCAGGAGGTACGCACGAAAGGCGGAGCTATTGGCGTGACTTACGCTGTTTCTCCGGCCCTCAACCTGGCGGCCAACTACTCGCTCAACATCCTTGACCGCAGCGCGGTACAGGATCAGGCCTTCCAAACGTACTTCAATACCCCTAAGCACAAGTATAACGTAGGAGCCAGCGGCACTGCCTTTAGCCACTTAAGCTACTCAGCAAACTACCGCTGGGCCCAGGGCCATGAGTATGGTATGCCTTTCGCTGTAGGCCAGTTGGCTGACTATAGCGCCGTTGATGCGTTTGTGGGCTACAACTTCCCCTCCCTGAACAGCACGCTGCAGGCAGGAGCCTCTAACCTGTTTAACGCCAACAACACTCAGGTTTATGGTGGCCCTAATATTGGCCGCCTCGTGTACGTGGGTGTTCAGGTTGATCTGAAATAA